One window from the genome of Larus michahellis chromosome 23, bLarMic1.1, whole genome shotgun sequence encodes:
- the AP3D1 gene encoding AP-3 complex subunit delta-1 isoform X4 encodes MTSSTNNWVLIKIIKLFGALTPLEPRLGKKLIEPLTNLIHSTSAMSLLYECVNTVIAVLISLSSGMPNHSASIQLCVQKLRILIEDSDQNLKYLGLLAMSKILKTHPKSVQSHKDLILQCLDDKDESIRLRALDLLYGMVSKKNLMEIVKKLMIHVDKAEGTTYRDELLTKIIDICSQSNYQYITNFEWYISILVELTRLEGTRHGHLIAAQMLDVAIRVKAIRKFAVSQMAMLLDNAHLIASNTQRNGICEVLYAAAWICGEFSEHLEEANQTLEAMLRPKVTTLPGHIQAVYVQNMVKLYASILQQKEQSGEKEAAQEITQLMIDRLPQFVQSADLEVQERASCILQLIKYIQKLQIKEVPVAEEVIALFAGELNPVAPKAQKKVPVPEGLDLDAWINEPPSDSESEDEKPKTIFHDEEQRHSRHRQPEIDEEELARRREARKQEQANNPFYIKSSPSPQKRYQDTPGVEHIPVVQIDLSVPLKVPGMPMSDQYVKLEEERRHKQKLEKDKKKKKQKKEKRGKHHRHNSLHTESEEDIAPAHHVDIITEEMPENALPSDEDDKDPNDPYKALDIDLDNLVSGKPSRPLADSEKLPVQRHRNVETLKSPDSEAPLVEKKSKKPKKKEKKHKEKERDKGKKKEKEKKVVEEEEAKKGEDLDFWLSTAPPSASTTQPQSEPEAGAAVVAEPQEVKKEDREERDEEEDDEGKKSSKHKKKKHKKEKEEKSKDKKKSKKKSHHSEEETTESVQNGTLDDEPLPPMSSYRLLAENPYIKMTYDIQGNLQNDSQVTVSVIFENKSTSFLKSMELNVLDSLNTKMLRPEGSSVHDGIPVPFQLPPGISNEAQFVFTLQSIVMAQKLKGTLSFIVKNDEGSTHEKLDFKLHFSCASYLITTPCYSDAFAKLLESGDLHMSSIKVDGISISFQHLLAKICFHHHFSVVERVDSCASMYSRSIQGHHVCLLVKKGENSVSIDGKCNDSTLLSNLLDEMKETLSKC; translated from the exons ATGACGTCATCAACCAATAATTGGGTTCtcattaaaattataaaactG TTTGGTGCTCTTACTCCATTAGAACCTAGGCTGGGAAAGAAGTTGATTGAGCCTCTGACCAACCTCATCCATAG cacCTCAGCCATGTCTCTCTTATATGAATGTGTGAACACAGTAATAGCAG TTTTGATCTCTCTGTCCTCTGGGATGCCGAATCACAGCGCCAGCATCCAG CTTTGTGTTCAGAAGTTAAGGATATTGATAGAAGATTCTGACCAGAACT TGAAATACCTGGGACTGTTAGCTATGTCCAAAATCCTGAAGACACACCCTAAATCCGTTCAGTCTCACAAGGATCTCATTCTCCAGTGTTTGGATGACAAAGATGAGTCCATCCGACTCAGAGCTTTAGATCTCCTGTATGGCATG GTATCAAAGAAGAACTTGATGGAGATAGTGAAGAAACTGATGATTCACGTGGATAAAGCAGAAGGGACGACATACCGGGATGAGCTGCTGACTAAAATCATAGATATTTGCAGTCAGTCCAATTATCAATACATCACAAACTTCGAATG GTACATAAGCATCTTGGTGGAGCTGACCCGCTTGGAAGGCACACGGCACGGGCATCTCATAGCAGCTCAGATGTTGGATGTAGCTATCAGAGTCAAAGCTATCCGTAAATTTGCAGTTTCTCAAATGGCCATGCTTCTGGACAATGCTCATCTCATAGCCAGCAACACCCAGAGAAATGGGATCTGTGAGGTGCTTTATGCTGCCGCGTGGATATGCGGGGAGTTCTCCGA ACACCTTGAGGAAGCAAACCAAACCTTAGAAGCAATGTTGAGGCCTAAAGTTACAACTCTACCAGGCCACATCCAGGCAGTTTATGTCCAGAACATGGTGAAGCTGTACGCGTCCATCCTGCAGCAGAAAGAGCAATCTGGCGAAAAGGAAGCAGCTCAGGAAATTACGCAGCTGATGATTGACCGCCTGCCGCAGTTTGTCCAGAGTGCAGATCTAGAAGTTCAGGAGAGG gCTTCTTGCATCTTGCaactaataaaatatattcagaagCTACAAATAAAAGAAGTACCTGTAGCTGAGGAAGTGATAGCCCTGTTTGCTGGTGAGCTGAACCCTGTGGCTCCTAAAGCACAGAAGAAAGTACCAGTTCCAGAGGG ATTGGACCTTGATGCCTGGATCAATGAACCTCCATCAGACAGTGAGTCTGAAGATGAAAAGCCCAAAACAATTTTCCACGATGAGGAACAAAGGCATTCCAGACACAGACAGCCAGAAATAGATGAAGAGGAACTGGCCAGA CGACGAGAAGCCCGGAAACAAGAACAGGCAAACAACCCATTTTACATTAAAAGCTCTCCTTCGCCGCAAAAG CGATACCAAGACACTCCAGGTGTGGAACATATACCCGTGGTCCAGATCGACCTTTCTGTCCCATTAAAAGTTCCAG GAATGCCTATGTCTGACCAGTATGTGAAACTGGAAGAAGAGCGAAGACACAAACAGAAACtggagaaagacaagaaaaagaaaaaacagaaaaaggagaagaggggTAAACATCATCGCCATAACTCTCTGCACACGGAGAGCGAGGAGGACATCGCTCCAGCTCACCACGTCGATATCATAACGGAAGAGATGCCGGAG AACGCTTTACCCAGTGATGAAGATGACAAAGATCCCAATGATCCATATAAGGCACTCGATATAGATCTGGATAA TCTGGTTTCAGGGAAGCCCTCCAG ACCCTTAGCGGACAGTGAGAAGCTGCCAGTGCAGAGACACAGAAATGTTGAGACCCTGAAGTCACCAGATTCCGAAGCTCCCCTGGTAGAGAAGAAGAGCAAGAAAcccaaaaagaaggaaaagaaacacaaagaaaaagagagagacaaaggcaagaagaaagagaaagagaaaaaggtagtagaagaggaagaagcaaagaAG GGGGAAGACTTGGATTTCTGGCTCTCTACGGCTCCACCGTCTGCTTCTACTACCCAGCCACAG AGTGAGCCTGAAGCGGGTGCTGCTGTTGTGGCTGAACCTCAAGAGGTAAAAAAGGAAGACAGGGAAGAGCGAGATGAAGAAGAGGATGATGAAGGAAAG AAATCCTCCAAGcataagaagaaaaagcacaagaaagagaaagaagagaaatcaaaggacaaaaagaaatccaaaaagaAGAGTCATCACAGCGAGGAGGAGACAACAGAGTCGGTGCAGAATGGAACACTAGATGATGAACCACTACCA cctATGTCCAGTTACCGCCTTCTTGCTGAAAATCCATACATTAAAATG ACCTACGATATTCAAGGAAACCTCCAGAATGATAGTCAAGTTACCGTCTCTGttatctttgaaaacaaaagcactaGCTTCCTTAAGAGCATGGAACTAAATGTCCTGGACTCTCTCAACACTAAAATGCTCCGACCAGAAGGATCATCAGTACACGATGGGATACCTGTGCCCTTCCAGCTACCCCCTG GAATCTCTAATGAAGCCCAGTTTGTGTTTACACTTCAGAGTATTGTTATGGCTCAGAAGTTAAAAGGAACACTGTCCTTTATAGTCAAA AATGATGAAGGTTCAACCCATGAAAAACTAGATTTCAAATTGCACTTCAGTTGCGCTTCATACTTGATCACGACGCCTTGCTATAG TGATGCTTTTGCCAAGCTCCTAGAGTCTGGAGATCTGCACATGAGTTCTATTAAAGTAGATGGAATTAGCATTTCTTTCCAACATCTACTGGCAAAGATCTGTTTTCATCATCATTTTTCAG TTGTGGAACGCGTTGATTCGTGTGCATCAATGTACAGTCGTTCTATCCAAGGCCATCACGTCTGCCTACTGGTAAAAAAG